From the Ensifer adhaerens genome, the window CGTCGCTTGTCTCCTTCCCGCGCCCGGGCGAGGGCAAGCCCTCATCGATCTTCATCTTCGTCAAGGGCAGCGGCGAGGAGGAAATCTCTTCGTTCCGCGTCAAGCTCAACATCGAACGACCGGAGGACCGCCAGGCCGTAACCACGGCCGCAGCGCGGGCGGCGTCCGTGTTCCTCGACCACGTGCGCTGGGCCGATGCTGCAAGCGTCACTCTGCAGATCCAGGCACTGAAGGAATTTGACCTCAAGCGCTTCGGCAGTCGCATCCAGTTCAAGCGCGAATCCGACGAAGCGACGACGCGCTTCAACTTTCTTGCCAATCAGCCGCCGCGGGCGCGACCGAAAAGCATTGCCGAACTCTATTTCGACCGGAGCAAATGGCTCGCCTATGGCGATGCCGAACTGCGCAGCTTTATCAAGGGCCCGACGGACTGGAACGTGCCGGCAAAAGTGCCGGATGGGAAGGAACCCGCCACGGTGCCATGACGATCTCGTCGTGCGCCGACAAAGTGAGGCGGACGCCTACCGATCGATCCGAGTCGAAAGGATGATGGACGACAGCGTCCGGTCGACGCCGTCGATCTCGCCGATGCGGTCGATCAGCAGATCGAGTTCGCTGATCGATGTCGCCGCGACCACGGCGATGAGATCGAAGCTCCCGCTGACCGAATGCAACGTCTGAATTTCGCGGATGGCGCTCAGCTCCGGGGTCACGCGAGAGAGCGCCCGCGGCGCGATGGTGATCAGCACATGCGCCTTGACCAGCCCCTTCTCGTAGCTCTCCGACAGCCGCACGCCATAGCCGGCGATGATCCCCTCCCGCTCCAGCCGTTCTATTCGCGCCTGCACGGTCGTGCGCGACAGGCCAAGCCGCCGGGCAATCGTTGCGGTCGGCATCCGGGCGTTTTCGCTGAGGATGGCCAGGAGCTCCCGATCCTTGTCGGCGATTTGCATATCGTCCGTCCGTTTAGGCAATCTGCCGAATATCACTAGTCGATTTATTCATTTTGGCGCTTCAAATCAACAGTCCCCAAGTGGACAATAGCGACAGATACAGTTCTCATACCCCGGGGGAAAGAATGAAGAATATCGTCGTCATCGGAGCAGGCAAAATCGGCTCCACCATCGCTCGCATGCTCGCCCACACCGGCGACTACAGCGTCTGCGTCGCCGACCGCAGCGCCGAGCAGCTGGAGCAGATCGAGAAGCATGCCGCGATCACGACGGCAACCGTCGACATCGGTGACAAGAAGGCGCTCGTCGCCCTTCTCTCCGGCAAATTCGCCGTGCTCAGCGCCGCTCCGTTCCACCTGACGGTCGCAATCGCCGAAGCTGCTGCAGAAGCCGGCATCCACTATCTCGACCTCACCGAAGACGTAGAATCCACCCGCCAGGTCAAGGCGATCGCCGCCAAGGCAAACACCGCCTTCATTCCGCAGTGCGGCCTCGCACCGGGCTTCATCTCGATCGTCGCCAACGATCTCGCCAGCCGCTTTGAGACGCTGGAAAGCGTGCGCATGCGCGTCGGCGCCCTGCCGCAGTACCCGTCGAACGCTCTGAACTATAACCTGACCTGGAGCACCGACGGCGTCATCAACGAATACATCGAGCCCTGCGAAGCGATCGTTGAAAGCAACCTCATCGAAGTGCCGGCCATGGAAGAGCGCGAAGAATTCTCGCTCGACGGCGTCACCTACGAAGCCTTCAACACTTCCGGCGGCCTCGGCACTCTCTGCGAATCGCTGAAGGGCAAGGTTCGGACGCTCAACTACAAGACCATCCGTTATCCGGGCCACGCCGCCATCATGAAGGCGCTGCTCAACGACCTCGGCCTGCGTCATCGCCGCGAAGTCCTCAAGGACATCTTCGAGAACGCCCTGCCGACCACCACCCAGGACGTCGTCGTCATCTTCGTGACGGTTTCGGGCTTCCGCGACGGTCGCCTGATCCAGGAAACCTACGCCAACAAGGTCTATAGCGGCGTCGTTGCCGGCCGCATGCAGAGCGGTATCCAGATCACCACGGCAGGCAGCATCTGCGCCGTGCTTGACCTGCTCGCCGACGGCAAGATCGCCTCGAAGGGCTTCGTCCGCCAGGAAGACATCGGCCTCGACACCTTCCTCGCAAACCGCTTCGGCCATTACTACGCTCAGAAGGGCGAAACCGCGCGCGTCGCCGGCTGATCCGTCAGCTGAAACGTGCCGGAATTTGGAGCGGGACAGACATCCCGTTCTCACCTAAGCAAAGCCCGGGTCTTGGCCCGGGCTTTTTTCTTTCCGTCAGGTGCTTGGCTGTCAGCATAGCCTTAGCTCCGTCCGAATTCGTCCTCTATGCGGATGATATCGTCTTCGCCGAGATAGGAGCCGGTCCGCACTTCGATCAGTTCCAGCGGGATCTTGCCGGGGTTATGAAGCCGGTGAACGATTCCCGGCGGAATGTAGACCGACTCGTTCTCGTGCAGCATTCGGGTTTCCCCGGACATCGTGATCTCCGCTGTGCCGCGTACCACGATCCAATGCTCTGCCCGATGATGATGCTTCTGCAGCGAAATCTTCTTGCCGGGGTTCACGCGCAGCCGTTTGACCGCGAAGCGCTCTCCGTCCGAAATGGCGGCAACCGCCCCCCAGGGGCGATAGGACGTCGGGTGGATCTCCGTCAGGGCCGTCGTCTGCGGCGATTTCGCCAGCGTCTTGACGATAGCACCGACGCTCTGGCTATCGGCCAGCCGGCCGACATAGACGGCATCCTCACCTGCAATGACGGCAACATCATCGAGCCCCTGAACCGCCAGGTGGATGTCGCGCGACAGGACGAGTGAGTTGCGCGTGTTCGACACCGTCGCCTTGTCGGTGACGACGTTGCCGTCGGCGTCCTTCTCTCCCGTCTTCCAGACAGCGTCCCAGCTGCCAAGATCCGACCAGAGGAAGGACGACGGCACCACGGCTGCCCGCTCGGTCTTTTCAAAGACCGCATAATCCACCGAGATGTCGGGTGCAGCGGCAAAGCTCGCTGCATCCAGCCGCGTGAAGTCGAGATCCTTCTGCGCCCTGTCGAGTGCGAGCCTCGTGGCTTCCCAGACCTGTGGCGCGTGACGCTTCATCTCGTCGAGGAAAGGTTTTACCGGCAGCATGAACATGCCGGAGTTCCAGAGATAGCGTCCGGTTTCAAGCATCGTTTCGGCCTTGGCGCGGTCGGGCTTCTCGACGAAACGGGCCACGCGGTTCGTGCCCGCCGTCAATTCCTCGCCACGCTCGATGTAGCCATAGCCGGTGGCGGGTTCGGTCGGCGTGATGCCGAAGGTCACCAGTTCTCCGTGACGGGCAGCCTGATGCGCCCTGAGGATACAATCGCTGTAGACATCGCCGGCATCGATCTCGTGATCCGAAGCAAGCACCTGCATGACGGCGTTCTTGCCGAAGCGGGCGAGAATCTGGAAGGCCGCGGCAGCAAGCGCAGGAGCAGTATTGCGCGCAACCGGCTCCAGCAGGATGTCACCGAGGTGAACGTCGATCGCCCGGGCCTGCTCGGCGACGATGAAGCGAAAGTCGCTGTTTGTGACGATGATGGCCGGCTCGAACTGGCTGGCATCGCGAACGCGCTCCAGCGTTTGCTGAAACAACGAACGATCTGAAAGGATCTGCAGGAATTGCTTCGGCGCGGCGGCGCGGGAAAGCGGCCAGAGGCGTGTACCCCGTCCGCCTGCCATGATCACCGGAACAATCTTCGACGTCATGCCGGCGCCTCTTGTCTTTGAGTTGATTCTTCGGAGAACACTAAAGGGCTTCTCGTGAAGAATAGCTAAAGCGCCGTTCCGGGCAAGCTGTTCGCCGCAGTGAAGGTTAGGCAGTATGACGAAAAGCGGACGCGGCATCCCGCTCGTATCCCGTTGCAGGATCCTGATCCCAAGTGCCGCAAGAATCTTGCCGCCAACAAAAAACCCCGCTCGAAGGCGGGGCTTTCTCATTCGCGTCACCCTTCCGGGTGTCCCTTTCAGGCAGGGATCACGACTTCGCCAAGCTTAGTCAGTTCGGCAATGAACTGCTCCAGGCGGGTCTTCTTCTCGTCGCCGGCGCCATCCAGCTCGGCACGAACCGAATCGATGCGGTTTTCGAGGATCGAGCGGTCCAGTTCGTCGACATGAACGGCGGACGCGGCAAGCAGCGTGCAGCCGGTCGGCAGGATATCGGCAAACCCGCCGAACACTGCAAAGCGCTCGATCTTGCCGTCGGCCGTCTTCACCGTGACCACGCCGGGCTTGACCGTCGTCATCGTCGGAGCGTGATTGGCCATCACGGTCATCTCGCCCTCGGTCGCCGGGATGACGACTTCGGTCGCCTTTTCGGAAACGAGCAGGCGCTCGGGGGAAACAAGCTCAAAGTTGAAATCGGCCATGACCATTCACTTCTTCGTGGGCGCGCCACCCGAAGGCGGCTGTGCATGTCTTCCCTGCCTTTCGCGGAAGGCAGGATGAAAGCCTCGGCGCGCGGTCGCGCCGAGGCTTAACAGTGCTATCAAGCGGCTTCTGCAGCCAGCTTCTTGGCCTTTTCGATCGCTTCTTCGATCGAGCCGACCATGTAGAAGGCAGCTTCCGGCAGATGGTCGTACTCGCCGTTGACCAGGCCCTTGAAGCCCTTGATCGTGTCTTCGAGAGCGACGAGCTTGCCCGGCGAACCGGTGAAGACTTCGGCTACGAAGAACGGCTGCGACAGGAAGCGTTCGATCTTACGAGCGCGGGCAACGGCCAGCTTGTCTTCTTCAGACAGTTCGTCCATGCCCAGGATGGCGATGATGTCCTGGAGAGCCTTGTAGCGCTGCAGGGTCGTCTGAACCTTACGCGACACTTCGTAGTGCTCTTCGCCAACGATCATCGGGTCGAGCATGCGCGACGTGGAGTCGAGCGGGTCAACGGCCGGGTAGATGCCCTTTTCAGCGATCGAGCGCGACAGAACGGTCGTTGCGTCCAGGTGGGCGAACGAAGTTGCCGGTGCCGGGTCGGTCAAGTCGTCAGCCGGAACGTAGATGGCCTGAACCGAGGTGATCGAGCCCTTGGTCGTGGTGGTGATGCGTTCCTGCATCTGACCCATGTCGGTCGCCAGCGTCGGCTGGTAGCCCACGGCCGAAGGAATACGGCCGAGCAGAGCCGATACTTCGGAACCTGCCTGGGTGAAGCGGAAGATGTTGTCGACGAAGAACAGAACGTCCTGGCCCTTGTCGCGGAAGTCTTCAGCGATCGTCAGACCGGTGAGAGCAACGCGAGCGCGTGCGCCCGGCGGTTCGTTCATCTGGCCGTAAACCAGCGCAGCCTTGGAGCCTGCGCCGCCGCCGTGCTTGTTAACGCCGGACTCGATCATTTCGTGGTAAAGGTCGTTGCCTTCGCGGGTACGTTCACCCACGCCGGCGAATACCGAGTAACCACCGTGCGCCTTGGCGACGTTGTTGATCAGTTCCATGATGAGAACGGTCTTGCCGACGCCTGCACCGCCGAA encodes:
- a CDS encoding DUF6030 family protein, whose translation is MSATRGKIPAPKRAGRTGLRFFLIALILIVTAILATALLANEQRNLRKVLLALGLPTTLLDKSKPPEPIGDKPAKREQPRIALPVWTFQDLRTPEQQFLRVIRSDPKALCDELRDAGFRELEWKAGAGERAQWECSSLVSFPRPGEGKPSSIFIFVKGSGEEEISSFRVKLNIERPEDRQAVTTAAARAASVFLDHVRWADAASVTLQIQALKEFDLKRFGSRIQFKRESDEATTRFNFLANQPPRARPKSIAELYFDRSKWLAYGDAELRSFIKGPTDWNVPAKVPDGKEPATVP
- a CDS encoding Lrp/AsnC family transcriptional regulator, whose product is MQIADKDRELLAILSENARMPTATIARRLGLSRTTVQARIERLEREGIIAGYGVRLSESYEKGLVKAHVLITIAPRALSRVTPELSAIREIQTLHSVSGSFDLIAVVAATSISELDLLIDRIGEIDGVDRTLSSIILSTRIDR
- a CDS encoding saccharopine dehydrogenase family protein; protein product: MKNIVVIGAGKIGSTIARMLAHTGDYSVCVADRSAEQLEQIEKHAAITTATVDIGDKKALVALLSGKFAVLSAAPFHLTVAIAEAAAEAGIHYLDLTEDVESTRQVKAIAAKANTAFIPQCGLAPGFISIVANDLASRFETLESVRMRVGALPQYPSNALNYNLTWSTDGVINEYIEPCEAIVESNLIEVPAMEEREEFSLDGVTYEAFNTSGGLGTLCESLKGKVRTLNYKTIRYPGHAAIMKALLNDLGLRHRREVLKDIFENALPTTTQDVVVIFVTVSGFRDGRLIQETYANKVYSGVVAGRMQSGIQITTAGSICAVLDLLADGKIASKGFVRQEDIGLDTFLANRFGHYYAQKGETARVAG
- a CDS encoding mannose-1-phosphate guanylyltransferase/mannose-6-phosphate isomerase, whose translation is MTSKIVPVIMAGGRGTRLWPLSRAAAPKQFLQILSDRSLFQQTLERVRDASQFEPAIIVTNSDFRFIVAEQARAIDVHLGDILLEPVARNTAPALAAAAFQILARFGKNAVMQVLASDHEIDAGDVYSDCILRAHQAARHGELVTFGITPTEPATGYGYIERGEELTAGTNRVARFVEKPDRAKAETMLETGRYLWNSGMFMLPVKPFLDEMKRHAPQVWEATRLALDRAQKDLDFTRLDAASFAAAPDISVDYAVFEKTERAAVVPSSFLWSDLGSWDAVWKTGEKDADGNVVTDKATVSNTRNSLVLSRDIHLAVQGLDDVAVIAGEDAVYVGRLADSQSVGAIVKTLAKSPQTTALTEIHPTSYRPWGAVAAISDGERFAVKRLRVNPGKKISLQKHHHRAEHWIVVRGTAEITMSGETRMLHENESVYIPPGIVHRLHNPGKIPLELIEVRTGSYLGEDDIIRIEDEFGRS
- a CDS encoding F0F1 ATP synthase subunit epsilon, whose protein sequence is MADFNFELVSPERLLVSEKATEVVIPATEGEMTVMANHAPTMTTVKPGVVTVKTADGKIERFAVFGGFADILPTGCTLLAASAVHVDELDRSILENRIDSVRAELDGAGDEKKTRLEQFIAELTKLGEVVIPA
- the atpD gene encoding F0F1 ATP synthase subunit beta — translated: MAKAATPKETVAEKKPAAPRKAASAKTAAVAATGAVGRVTQVIGAVVDVAFDEGQLPQILNALETDNNGNRLVLEVAQHLGENSVRTIAMDSTEGLVRGQSVTDTGAPITVPVGDETLGRIMNVIGEPVDEAGPLVTSGKRAIHQEAPSYVEQSTEAQILVTGIKVVDLLAPYAKGGKIGLFGGAGVGKTVLIMELINNVAKAHGGYSVFAGVGERTREGNDLYHEMIESGVNKHGGGAGSKAALVYGQMNEPPGARARVALTGLTIAEDFRDKGQDVLFFVDNIFRFTQAGSEVSALLGRIPSAVGYQPTLATDMGQMQERITTTTKGSITSVQAIYVPADDLTDPAPATSFAHLDATTVLSRSIAEKGIYPAVDPLDSTSRMLDPMIVGEEHYEVSRKVQTTLQRYKALQDIIAILGMDELSEEDKLAVARARKIERFLSQPFFVAEVFTGSPGKLVALEDTIKGFKGLVNGEYDHLPEAAFYMVGSIEEAIEKAKKLAAEAA